The proteins below are encoded in one region of Gemmatimonadaceae bacterium:
- the mqnE gene encoding aminofutalosine synthase MqnE, with translation MPDALNIPFARITDPVVRGIAEKVAAGTRLTQEDGVALFDSPDLTGIGLLADAVNRAKHGDVVTFAANQHINPTNVCTLRTTCVFCGYARLPKEEGAYRYTLDQVMAEARQAKNGLTREFHIVGGLDMQAGLAYYQAMFRALKAELPHVHIKALTAVEIAHIARIEKMSWKDVLSALREAGLDTMPGGGAETFSAAVREEIAKKKLGAADYVGVHRAAHELGIRTNCTMLYGHVETHADRMEHLQMLRDLQDETGGFLAYIPLAYHPDDNVLGEKLGRRGIASSGVDDLKNLAVGRLFLDNFAHIKSHWIMVTPFLSQIALHYGVNDLEGTVVREKIYHAVGARTSQAMSLPEILKLIRGAGKQPAERDSFYNILRTDFSEVEAQAEAAAAEAAARAAAQSGRELPTLGAA, from the coding sequence ATGCCGGACGCGCTGAACATCCCGTTCGCGCGCATCACGGACCCGGTGGTGCGCGGCATCGCCGAGAAGGTCGCCGCGGGCACGCGCCTCACGCAGGAAGACGGCGTCGCGCTGTTCGACTCGCCCGACCTCACGGGCATCGGCCTGCTCGCCGACGCGGTGAACCGCGCCAAGCACGGTGACGTCGTGACCTTCGCGGCCAACCAGCATATCAACCCCACCAACGTCTGCACCCTGCGCACCACCTGCGTGTTCTGCGGGTACGCGCGGCTGCCGAAGGAGGAGGGGGCCTACCGCTACACGCTGGACCAGGTGATGGCGGAGGCGCGGCAGGCCAAGAACGGCCTCACGCGAGAGTTCCACATCGTGGGCGGGCTCGATATGCAGGCCGGGCTCGCCTACTACCAAGCGATGTTCCGGGCGCTCAAGGCCGAGCTGCCGCATGTGCACATCAAGGCGCTCACCGCGGTCGAGATCGCGCATATCGCGCGCATCGAGAAGATGTCCTGGAAGGACGTGCTCTCTGCGCTGCGAGAGGCCGGCCTCGACACGATGCCGGGTGGCGGCGCCGAGACCTTCTCGGCCGCCGTGCGCGAGGAGATTGCCAAGAAGAAGCTCGGCGCGGCCGACTACGTTGGCGTGCACCGCGCCGCGCACGAGCTGGGCATCCGCACCAACTGCACCATGCTCTATGGCCACGTGGAGACCCACGCGGACCGCATGGAGCACCTGCAGATGCTGCGCGACCTGCAGGATGAGACCGGCGGCTTCCTGGCCTACATCCCGTTGGCGTATCACCCGGACGACAACGTCCTGGGCGAGAAGCTCGGGCGTCGCGGCATCGCGTCCAGCGGCGTGGACGACCTCAAGAACCTCGCCGTGGGGCGGCTCTTTCTCGACAACTTCGCGCACATCAAGAGCCACTGGATCATGGTGACGCCCTTCCTGAGCCAGATCGCGCTGCACTACGGCGTGAACGACCTCGAGGGCACGGTGGTCCGCGAGAAGATCTACCACGCCGTGGGCGCGCGGACCTCACAGGCGATGTCGCTGCCGGAGATCCTCAAGCTGATTCGTGGGGCGGGGAAGCAGCCCGCCGAGCGCGACAGCTTCTACAACATCCTGCGCACGGACTTCTCTGAGGTGGAGGCGCAGGCAGAAGCGGCAGCTGCCGAGGCCGCCGCGCGTGCCGCCGCCCAGTCCGGACGCGAGCTCCCCACACTCGGCGCCGCCTGA
- a CDS encoding menaquinone biosynthesis protein translates to MRVGRIPYINCFPVYGGVDRGIVPLDATLVDGVPTALNKMMAEGALDVSVVSAVEYARDWERYLLLPDLAISCDGPVRSVMLFSTRPARELDGQRVMVSRSSMTSVHLLELLFEHVWKARPIFVPGDAEAEAIARAERDPDIAARLVIGDAALMLQSADHPVAAAHGEAYEFVYDLGAEWKSWTGLPFVFAVWVAQRTTPVAEALKVHASLIASREWGLKHLDELAAQAARATGVSQSDCRHYFDGLDWRLTLPDLEGLTEFIRRLELAGRVPKGKLAFLPASAGKG, encoded by the coding sequence ATGCGCGTCGGGCGCATTCCCTACATCAACTGCTTCCCGGTCTACGGGGGCGTGGATCGGGGAATCGTCCCGCTGGACGCCACGCTGGTGGACGGCGTGCCCACAGCGCTCAACAAGATGATGGCCGAGGGCGCACTCGACGTGAGCGTCGTCTCGGCCGTGGAGTACGCCCGCGATTGGGAGCGCTACCTGCTGCTCCCCGACCTCGCGATTTCCTGCGATGGCCCCGTGCGCAGCGTAATGCTGTTCTCCACGCGTCCGGCCCGCGAGCTCGACGGCCAGCGCGTGATGGTGAGCCGCAGCTCGATGACCAGCGTGCACCTGCTCGAACTGCTATTCGAGCACGTGTGGAAGGCGCGACCGATCTTCGTGCCCGGTGACGCCGAGGCCGAGGCCATTGCCCGCGCGGAGCGCGACCCGGACATCGCCGCGCGCCTGGTCATTGGCGACGCCGCCCTGATGCTGCAGAGCGCAGACCACCCGGTCGCGGCGGCCCACGGAGAGGCCTATGAGTTCGTCTACGACCTTGGCGCCGAGTGGAAGTCCTGGACCGGCCTGCCGTTCGTGTTCGCCGTCTGGGTAGCCCAGCGCACGACGCCCGTGGCCGAGGCGCTCAAGGTGCACGCCAGCCTGATTGCCTCGCGCGAGTGGGGGCTGAAGCACTTGGACGAACTCGCCGCGCAGGCCGCGCGGGCCACCGGTGTGAGCCAGTCTGACTGCCGGCACTATTTCGACGGCCTCGACTGGCGCCTGACCCTGCCGGATCTCGAGGGCCTCACCGAGTTCATTCGCCGGTTGGAACTCGCTGGACGCGTTCCGAAGGGGAAACTCGCCTTCCTCCCCGCATCAGCGGGCAAGGGATGA
- the mqnC gene encoding dehypoxanthine futalosine cyclase: MSEATDLLEYYEQSSLLDLGAAADAVRRKLHPEPIVTYIVDRNINYTNVCVADCGFCAFYRRPKDGEGWTLSYEEIGAKIDEVKALGGVQILIQGGHNPYIPFEWYLELLKYIKRNHPIHVHGFSPSEVDFWSTLYRMDARTVIQELVKAGLDSIPGGGGEILVQRVRDNVAKKKAGADRWLEVMEIAHQEGLKTSCTMMYGIGETKAERVEHLLRLKEVQKRTNGFTAFICWPLQPENTPTMSHMPKTDAVEYLRTTAFARTVLDNIPNIQASWVTMGMKVGQTALHYGCNDFGSLMLEENVVSAANTTHRTSIEEMELLIREAGFEPRKRKQDYTLLEPSPAHAAA, encoded by the coding sequence ATGTCCGAAGCCACCGACCTCCTCGAGTACTACGAACAGTCGAGCCTCCTCGACTTGGGCGCCGCGGCCGACGCCGTGCGCCGCAAGCTCCACCCGGAGCCGATCGTCACGTACATCGTGGACCGCAACATCAACTACACGAACGTCTGTGTGGCCGACTGCGGCTTCTGCGCCTTCTATCGGCGCCCCAAGGACGGCGAGGGCTGGACGCTGAGCTACGAGGAGATCGGGGCCAAGATCGACGAAGTGAAAGCCTTGGGCGGCGTGCAGATCCTGATCCAGGGCGGGCACAATCCGTACATCCCGTTCGAGTGGTATCTCGAACTGCTCAAGTACATCAAGCGCAACCACCCCATCCACGTGCACGGCTTCTCGCCCTCCGAGGTGGACTTCTGGTCCACGCTGTACCGGATGGACGCGCGCACGGTGATCCAGGAGCTGGTCAAGGCCGGCCTGGATTCGATCCCCGGCGGCGGTGGTGAGATCCTTGTCCAGCGCGTGCGCGACAACGTCGCCAAGAAGAAGGCTGGCGCCGACCGATGGCTCGAGGTGATGGAGATCGCCCATCAGGAGGGCCTCAAGACCTCCTGCACGATGATGTACGGCATTGGCGAGACCAAGGCCGAGCGCGTGGAGCACCTGCTGCGCCTCAAGGAAGTCCAGAAGCGCACCAACGGCTTCACGGCCTTCATCTGCTGGCCGCTGCAGCCGGAGAACACGCCGACCATGAGCCACATGCCGAAGACCGACGCGGTGGAGTATCTCCGCACCACGGCCTTCGCGCGCACGGTGCTCGACAACATCCCGAACATTCAGGCCTCCTGGGTGACGATGGGGATGAAGGTCGGGCAGACGGCGCTGCACTATGGCTGCAACGACTTCGGCTCGCTGATGCTGGAGGAGAACGTCGTCTCGGCCGCGAACACCACGCACCGCACCAGCATCGAGGAGATGGAGCTGCTGATCCGCGAGGCGGGCTTCGAGCCTCGCAAGCGCAAGCAGGACTACACGCTGCTCGAGCCATCGCCCGCACACGCGGCCGCCTAA
- the ispF gene encoding 2-C-methyl-D-erythritol 2,4-cyclodiphosphate synthase has product MRVGIGYDSHRFVEGHGVLLGGVMIPAAVRCTGHSDADAVCHALTDAILGGAGVGDIGEMFPDTSAENAGRDSIEMLRLALARVQKAGWTPTQCDITVIAETPKLGPHRAQIREKLGAALGIPAQDVMVKGKTNERMGWIGRGEGIACIAVATLVRG; this is encoded by the coding sequence ATCCGCGTTGGTATTGGCTACGACTCGCATCGTTTCGTCGAAGGCCACGGTGTGCTGCTCGGCGGCGTGATGATCCCCGCCGCGGTGCGTTGCACCGGCCACAGCGATGCCGACGCTGTGTGCCACGCCCTCACGGATGCCATCCTCGGCGGGGCAGGTGTCGGGGACATCGGCGAGATGTTTCCGGATACCAGCGCCGAGAACGCAGGGCGCGACAGCATCGAGATGCTCAGGCTCGCCCTCGCACGGGTGCAGAAGGCCGGCTGGACGCCGACGCAGTGCGACATCACGGTGATTGCCGAGACGCCCAAGCTGGGGCCGCATCGAGCGCAGATCCGTGAGAAGCTCGGTGCCGCGCTGGGCATCCCCGCCCAGGACGTGATGGTGAAGGGGAAGACGAACGAGCGGATGGGCTGGATCGGCCGAGGCGAGGGCATCGCGTGCATCGCGGTGGCCACGCTCGTCCGTGGCTGA
- a CDS encoding VTT domain-containing protein, with product MADLVTLQPLVDRLAGQPVETLYALIFGASFAEGVLPPVPGDLAAAFLAFLSARAGGNWIPTTLAVVCGSVAGNSVVWWMGRRFGANWLAHQMARFKLIKSEAQTERAEHRVEEAYREYGWVALFISRFVPGLRAMAPAAAGAVGVPLWETAAILFAASTIWYSVVTWFAFRVGSDWEAVKAALLALGRDVGIGATGVAVAAVLVGWWIWRRRRQRAAAAASATAAEGTGAAQQRDSAP from the coding sequence GTGGCTGATCTCGTCACGCTCCAGCCACTCGTCGACCGCCTCGCCGGGCAGCCAGTCGAAACGCTCTATGCGCTGATCTTTGGCGCGAGCTTTGCCGAAGGTGTGCTGCCGCCGGTGCCCGGTGATCTCGCGGCCGCCTTCCTCGCGTTCCTGTCCGCGCGTGCGGGCGGAAACTGGATCCCCACCACCCTCGCCGTCGTCTGCGGAAGCGTGGCCGGCAATTCGGTGGTCTGGTGGATGGGGCGTCGGTTCGGCGCCAACTGGCTCGCGCACCAGATGGCGCGCTTCAAGCTGATTAAGAGTGAGGCGCAGACCGAGCGCGCCGAGCACCGGGTTGAGGAGGCCTACCGCGAGTACGGCTGGGTGGCGCTGTTCATCTCGCGCTTTGTCCCCGGCTTGCGGGCGATGGCGCCGGCGGCGGCAGGCGCCGTGGGGGTGCCGCTCTGGGAGACGGCGGCCATTCTCTTCGCCGCGTCGACCATCTGGTACAGCGTGGTCACCTGGTTCGCGTTCCGCGTGGGCAGCGACTGGGAGGCGGTGAAGGCGGCGCTGCTGGCGCTGGGGCGCGACGTTGGTATCGGAGCCACCGGCGTGGCCGTGGCCGCGGTGCTCGTGGGCTGGTGGATCTGGCGGCGCAGGCGGCAACGGGCCGCTGCTGCTGCCTCGGCAACCGCGGCGGAAGGCACGGGCGCCGCGCAACAGCGCGACTCCGCCCCGTAG
- the xerD gene encoding site-specific tyrosine recombinase XerD, which yields MHGVSPVSADTLNRAFLLERFAEYLELELGSSARTREAYLRDLGLLATWASERHRAAAAADLTAAHLREWVYSLKDQGRSAATIRRRISALRTWYRFLLAEGVVTADPSEKLESPRGWRALPDVLTVAEVERLIDTVTLDDEMAFRDRALLELAYGAGLRVSEWCSIGVKDVLLDELVVRVFGKGGKERIVPIGRKAAGAVAVYLRELRPRLEKGKGEGRLFLNSRGAPLRRMTAWTLLRKYVERSGLTKPVTPHTLRHSFATHLLEGGADLRAVQEMLGHSDISTTQLYTHVDREHLRQVHKQYHPRG from the coding sequence TTGCACGGCGTGAGCCCCGTCTCCGCCGACACCCTCAATCGCGCGTTCCTGCTGGAGCGTTTCGCCGAGTACCTGGAGCTCGAGCTCGGCTCCAGCGCGCGGACGCGCGAGGCGTATCTGCGCGATCTCGGATTGCTGGCGACTTGGGCCAGCGAGCGGCACCGCGCCGCGGCCGCGGCCGATCTCACGGCGGCGCACCTGCGCGAGTGGGTCTACAGCCTCAAGGACCAGGGTCGCAGCGCGGCGACTATCCGCCGACGCATCTCGGCGCTGCGCACGTGGTATCGCTTCCTGCTGGCGGAAGGTGTGGTCACGGCCGATCCCAGCGAGAAGCTCGAGTCGCCGCGTGGCTGGCGGGCGTTGCCGGACGTGCTGACGGTGGCCGAGGTGGAGCGGTTGATCGACACCGTCACGCTGGACGACGAGATGGCGTTCCGCGATCGCGCGTTGCTTGAGCTGGCCTACGGCGCCGGGCTGCGTGTGAGCGAGTGGTGTTCGATCGGCGTGAAGGACGTCCTGCTGGACGAGCTGGTCGTGCGCGTGTTCGGCAAGGGCGGGAAGGAGCGCATCGTGCCCATCGGGCGGAAGGCGGCCGGGGCGGTGGCGGTATACCTGCGCGAGCTGCGGCCGCGGCTGGAGAAGGGGAAGGGTGAAGGGCGGCTATTTCTCAACTCACGTGGGGCGCCGCTCAGGCGCATGACCGCGTGGACGCTGCTCCGGAAGTACGTGGAGCGCTCTGGGTTGACCAAGCCCGTGACGCCGCACACGCTGCGGCATAGCTTTGCGACGCACCTGTTGGAGGGTGGCGCGGACCTGCGGGCGGTGCAGGAGATGCTTGGGCATTCGGACATCTCGACCACGCAGCTCTACACGCACGTGGACCGCGAGCATCTGCGGCAGGTGCACAAGCAGTATCATCCGCGGGGGTAG
- a CDS encoding aminodeoxychorismate/anthranilate synthase component II, translating to MLLVLDNYDSFTYNLVQYLGELGAELQVVRNDQITLDEIAAMAPAGIVLGPGPGTPADAGVTIPVIQRFGATTPMLGVCLGHQAIGEAYGGQVIRAPRGVMHGKTSLVRHDGTGLFAGLPSPLEVMRYHSLVIAHDSVPDALVVTATAVDDPTEIHAVRHREHPAVGVQFHPESIGTKAGKQMLRNFLEVAFVRQ from the coding sequence ATGCTTCTCGTCCTCGACAACTACGACTCCTTCACCTACAACCTCGTCCAGTACCTCGGTGAATTGGGCGCCGAGTTGCAGGTCGTGCGCAACGACCAGATCACGCTGGACGAGATTGCCGCGATGGCGCCGGCGGGCATCGTGCTCGGCCCAGGCCCAGGCACGCCCGCCGATGCCGGCGTCACCATCCCGGTGATCCAGCGATTCGGCGCCACGACGCCGATGCTTGGCGTCTGCCTCGGCCACCAGGCGATTGGCGAGGCCTACGGCGGCCAGGTGATCCGCGCCCCACGTGGCGTGATGCACGGCAAGACCTCGCTGGTGCGGCACGATGGCACGGGACTCTTCGCCGGGCTGCCGTCACCGCTTGAGGTCATGCGTTACCACTCGCTGGTCATCGCCCACGACAGTGTGCCGGACGCCCTCGTGGTGACGGCCACGGCGGTGGACGATCCCACGGAGATCCACGCCGTACGGCATCGCGAGCATCCGGCGGTGGGCGTGCAGTTCCATCCGGAGTCCATCGGCACCAAGGCGGGCAAGCAGATGCTGCGAAACTTCCTTGAGGTCGCGTTCGTGAGGCAATAG
- the kdsB gene encoding 3-deoxy-manno-octulosonate cytidylyltransferase — protein sequence MSTLAVIPARLGATRLPRKPLRDLGGAPLVVRVLERVKSLNLADRVVVATEAEEVADIVFKAGGEALITSDAHPSGTDRVAEVARHPDFAKHDVIVNVQGDEPFMRGDAMAGAIAMVREHGFDLGTAAGKRGAQIMADPNCVKVVRSDDGRAMYFSRAPIPFLRDAADEPLRDSLVFQHMGIYAARRAALERWVSLPPHPLELVEKLEQLRALAAGLAMGVAIVDAPSWGEVNTEEDLIRANAHWASLTAGIA from the coding sequence GTGAGCACCCTGGCCGTTATCCCCGCGCGACTCGGGGCCACAAGGCTCCCCCGAAAGCCTCTCCGCGACCTCGGCGGCGCTCCCCTGGTGGTCCGTGTGCTCGAGCGCGTGAAGTCCCTAAATCTCGCCGACCGTGTGGTGGTGGCGACCGAGGCGGAGGAAGTCGCCGACATCGTCTTCAAGGCGGGCGGCGAGGCCCTGATCACCTCAGACGCCCACCCATCTGGCACGGACCGCGTAGCTGAGGTCGCCCGCCACCCGGACTTCGCGAAGCACGACGTCATCGTAAACGTGCAGGGCGACGAGCCCTTCATGCGTGGCGATGCCATGGCTGGCGCCATCGCCATGGTGCGCGAGCACGGCTTCGACCTCGGCACCGCGGCAGGGAAGCGCGGCGCCCAGATCATGGCCGACCCCAACTGCGTGAAGGTCGTGCGCAGCGATGACGGCCGCGCGATGTACTTCTCACGCGCGCCGATCCCGTTCCTGCGCGACGCCGCCGACGAGCCGCTGCGCGATTCGCTGGTCTTCCAGCACATGGGCATCTACGCCGCCCGCCGCGCGGCACTCGAGCGCTGGGTCTCGTTGCCGCCGCACCCGCTGGAACTCGTCGAGAAGCTCGAGCAACTCCGCGCCCTCGCCGCCGGCCTGGCGATGGGCGTGGCGATCGTCGACGCCCCGTCCTGGGGCGAAGTGAACACCGAAGAAGATCTCATCCGAGCCAACGCCCATTGGGCGTCCCTCACTGCCGGTATTGCCTGA